From one Scophthalmus maximus strain ysfricsl-2021 chromosome 19, ASM2237912v1, whole genome shotgun sequence genomic stretch:
- the snapc4 gene encoding snRNA-activating protein complex subunit 4 isoform X1, producing MSVSLSEERDRIQRQVEELEQSLSVTHGDLQLLSSETDDESGSDDTEVRQSAAGLLSQREKIKRDIENLENVLRPHSPVCVSDDDSSSSSSDESELGLSLSVDSCLQMNLVYQQVLQETLGQLETLLSHNHRQQKELVSQMSGPIKEPRQQTAPSSYQLPINMYLGRFLKPYFKDKLTGLGPPANQETREKTSRMTGCLDDKKVKTKRWESWQKTLLIHAVSRDGLRRLIQPKLSRVDYLSLKLSSAEETDRQQLREQIDRLEREIDLLRGKKGEELIGDRYEEHDWQKISNIDFEGTKEADDVRSFWQNFLHPSIRKCPWSRDEVQVLRDESQRHKDRHWEGIAHNLGTGRTAFMCLQTFQRFVSTSLRRSTWTPDEDDLLRMLVDKMRIGNFIPYTQMSYFMEGRNPAQLIYRWNQVLDPSLKKGPWTKDEDELLLQAVSHHGEKNWWKIRLEVPGRTDSSCRDRYQDCLKSGRKRGAFDEQERNLLLLLVQKHGVGRWAKIAAEIPHRYDAQCLREWRKVSRPRPCPPQRGGEKKKRTRRKMKPEEEEEEEEKHSAPPTLCTPAVGDGVDETRSHVMEIRGRRHATEVKAEATPPVPSSSLITFPPPSSSQIMSPPLSSSLITSPPPSSSLITSPPPSSSLITSPPPSSSRITSPVNDHDYAIGPYLTLSQPSPAPKQLNPVHCELNSSKESPPKNHSRGRKRVRGEEQDPVGGASAGVVQEGKRVRKPTQKARELQEDADAKAKVKKKRMSSPGKSRPEGGAVALPWLGLLPGQSMWVMTPAGLVQLAEAPPQGLRLALVPCPSVPPPLPTPPLRFTSVIQKPVAPVPLPAPPTCHYMPVPQTVVLPPVPHPLPPCPPQPPPTLFLPHKVMVRVDQSEAPPLRREALTFDPSLMFLEPQEAVCDWLSGRGGVVVPGAGVALPYLPPFVSSLTAFSSLLRVKKSLTKSSLQLLRHHPGTKTRTRTRPDSPPPSDLPDSTSDLRPASDQPGSTPLPAAPVGPDEDEEELVVEVRQLVTERFSGNPAYQLLKARFLSCFTVPALLATIQPVAKKTGVCQANQEEEEEELKNIRARGRQRRAERSLLLCDASGAPANHFSGIINTDGPDRTGPDHHCPIKNLDVQMS from the exons tctgcaGCAGGTCTGTTGTCTCAGAGAGAGAAGATCAAGAGAGACATCGAGAACCTGGAGAACGTCCTGAGACCACAcagtcctgtctgtgtgtcag Atgatgacagcagcagcagcagcagtgatgag AGTGAACTGGGTCTGTCCCTGTCCGTGGATTCCTGTCTTCAGATGAACCTGGTCTACCAGCAGGTTCTTCAGGAGACCCTGGGCCAGCTGGAGACACTACTGAGTCACAACCACAGACAGCAG AAGGAGCTGGTGTCTCAGATGTCTGGACCAATCAAAGAGCCCCGACAACAGACCGCCCCCTCGTCCTACCAACTGCCAATCAACATGTACCTGGGTCGCTTCCTGAAACCGTACTTCAAGGACAAACTGACAGGACTG GGTCCTCCAGCCAATCAGGAGACGAGGGAGAAGACCAGTCGGATGACAGGATGTCTGGACgacaagaaagtgaaaacaaaacgaT GGGAGAGCTGGCAGAAAACTCTGCTGATCCACGCAGTGTCCAGAGACGGACTGAGGAGACTGATCCAGCCCAAACTGTCCAG ggTGGACTACCTGAGTCTGAAGCTGTCCTCAGCAGAGGAGACGGACAGGCAGCAACTCAGAGAGCAGATAGACCGTTTGGAGAGAGAGATCGACCTGCTCAG agggaagaagggggaggagctgaTCGGTGATCGATATGAAGAACACGATTGGCAGAAAATCTCCAATATTGAT ttcgAGGGGACAAAGGAGGCCGACGACGTCCGGAGCTTCTGGCAGAACTTCCTCCACCCATCAATCAGGAAGTGTCCGTGGAGCCGGGATGAGGTGCAGGTGCTGAGGGACGAGAGCcagagacacaaggacagaCACTGGGAGGGCATCGCCCACAACCTGGGG acgGGGAGGACAGCCTTCATGTGTCTCCAGACGTTCCAGCGGTTCGTGTCGACCTCGTTGCGTCGCAGCACCTGGACTCCTGACGAAGACGATCTGCTCCGGATGCTCGTCGACAAGATGAGGATTGGAAACTTCATCCCCTACACGCAGA tgagTTACTTCATGGAGGGTCGGAACCCGGCGCAGCTGATCTACAGGTGGAACCAGGTTTTGGACCCGAGCCTGAAGAAAGGACCGTGGACCAAAGATGAGGACGAG ctcTTGCTACAAGCTGTCTCACACCACGGGGAGAAGAACTGGTGGAAGATCCGGTTGGAGGTTCCTGGACGAACcgacagcagctgcagagacag GTATCAGGACTGTCTGAAGTCTGGGAGGAAGCGAGGAGCGTTTGATGAACAGGAGCggaacctgctgctgctcctggtgCAGAAACATGGTGTAG GTCGCTGGGCGAAGATCGCCGCTGAGATACCTCATCGTTACGACGCTCAGTGTCTGAGGGAGTGGAGGAAAGTGAGCAGACCGCGGCCTTGTCCGCCTCAG agaggaggagagaagaagaagaggacgaggaggaagatgaaaccggaggaggaggaggaggaggaggagaag cactcTGCTCCCCCCACACTCTGTACCCCAGCTGTTGGTGATGGTGTTGACGAGACACGCTCACATGTGATGGAGATCAGAGGTCGGCGGCACGCCACTGAAGTCAAG gctgAAGCCACGCCTCCTGTaccctcttcctccctgatcACAtttcctccaccctcctcctctcagatcatgtctcctcctctctcctcctccctgatcacgtctcctccaccctcctcctccctgatcacgtctcctccaccctcctcctccctgatcacgtctcctccaccctcctcctcccgtatCACGTCTCCTGTCAACGACCATGACTACGCCATTGGTCCTTACCTCACCCTCAGTCAACCAAGCCCTGCCCCCAAACAGCTGAACCCTGTGCACTGTGAATTGAACTCCTCCAAAGAGtcgcccccaaaaaatcacagcagagggaggaaacgAGTAAGGGGGGAAGAGCAGGACCCCGTGGGCGGGGCTAGTGCAGGTGTGGTCCAGGAAGGCAAAAGGGTTCGGAAGCCGACTCAGAAGGCAAGAGAGCTGCAGGAAGACGCTGATGCCAAG GCTAAAGTTAAGAAGAAGAGGATGTCTTCTCCTGGAAAGTCTCGACCCGAAGGGGGAGCTGTGGCGCTCCCCTGGCTGGGTTTACTTCCTGGTCAGTCGATGTGGGTCATGACCCCTGCTGGGCTGGTCCAGCTGGCAGAAGCTCCGCCCCAAGGCCTGCGGTTGGCGTTGGTCCCATGCCCGTCCGTCCCACCTCCTCTGCCCACTCCCCCTCTTCGATTCACCTCTGTCATACAGAAACCAGTTGCACCTGTGCCCCTCCCTGCCCCGCCCACCTGTCATTATATGCCTGTCCCCCAAACCGTTGTCCTACCACCTGTCccacaccccctccctccctgtccaccccagcccccccccacactgttCCTTCCTCATAAGGTTATGGTCAGAGTGGACCAGTCTGAAGCTCCTCCCCTCAGGAGGGaggctctgacctttgacccctcccTGATGTTCCTTGAGCCCCAGGAAGCTGTGTGTGATTGGCTGAGTGGACGGGGAGGGGTGGTGGTACCCGGAGCAGGAGTGGCTCTTCCCTACCTGCCGCCCTTCGTCAGCAGTCTGACTGCGTTCAGTTCGCTTCTCCGGGTAAAGAAGTCTCTAACCAAATCgtccctgcagctgctgcgtCATCACCCTGGAaccaaaaccagaaccagaaccagacccgACAGTCCACCTCCGTCAGACCTGCCGGACTCCACCTCTGATCTCAGACCAGCAAGCGACCAACCAGGAAGCACACCTCTGCCAG CTGCTCCTGTCGGCcccgacgaggacgaggaggagcttGTGGTGGAGGTGCGTCAGCTGGTGACGGAGCGTTTCTCAGGTAACCCCGCCTACCAGCTGTTGAAGGCCCGCTTCCTGTCCTGCTTCACTGTCCCCGCCCTCCTCGCCACCATCCAGCCAGTAGCAAAGAAGACGGGGGTCTGCCAGGccaatcaggaagaggaggaggaggagctgaagaacatcagagcgagggggagacagaggagagcagag AGATCGTTGCTGCTGTGTGACGCATCAGGAGCTCCGGCCAATCATTTCTCAGGAATTATCAACACCGACGGACCAGACCGGACTGGACCGGACCATCACTGTCCCATTAAAAACCTTGATGTCCAGATGAGTTGA
- the snapc4 gene encoding snRNA-activating protein complex subunit 4 isoform X2, with amino-acid sequence MSVSLSEERDRIQRQVEELEQSLSVTHGDLQLLSSETDDESGSDDTESAAGLLSQREKIKRDIENLENVLRPHSPVCVSDDDSSSSSSDESELGLSLSVDSCLQMNLVYQQVLQETLGQLETLLSHNHRQQKELVSQMSGPIKEPRQQTAPSSYQLPINMYLGRFLKPYFKDKLTGLGPPANQETREKTSRMTGCLDDKKVKTKRWESWQKTLLIHAVSRDGLRRLIQPKLSRVDYLSLKLSSAEETDRQQLREQIDRLEREIDLLRGKKGEELIGDRYEEHDWQKISNIDFEGTKEADDVRSFWQNFLHPSIRKCPWSRDEVQVLRDESQRHKDRHWEGIAHNLGTGRTAFMCLQTFQRFVSTSLRRSTWTPDEDDLLRMLVDKMRIGNFIPYTQMSYFMEGRNPAQLIYRWNQVLDPSLKKGPWTKDEDELLLQAVSHHGEKNWWKIRLEVPGRTDSSCRDRYQDCLKSGRKRGAFDEQERNLLLLLVQKHGVGRWAKIAAEIPHRYDAQCLREWRKVSRPRPCPPQRGGEKKKRTRRKMKPEEEEEEEEKHSAPPTLCTPAVGDGVDETRSHVMEIRGRRHATEVKAEATPPVPSSSLITFPPPSSSQIMSPPLSSSLITSPPPSSSLITSPPPSSSLITSPPPSSSRITSPVNDHDYAIGPYLTLSQPSPAPKQLNPVHCELNSSKESPPKNHSRGRKRVRGEEQDPVGGASAGVVQEGKRVRKPTQKARELQEDADAKAKVKKKRMSSPGKSRPEGGAVALPWLGLLPGQSMWVMTPAGLVQLAEAPPQGLRLALVPCPSVPPPLPTPPLRFTSVIQKPVAPVPLPAPPTCHYMPVPQTVVLPPVPHPLPPCPPQPPPTLFLPHKVMVRVDQSEAPPLRREALTFDPSLMFLEPQEAVCDWLSGRGGVVVPGAGVALPYLPPFVSSLTAFSSLLRVKKSLTKSSLQLLRHHPGTKTRTRTRPDSPPPSDLPDSTSDLRPASDQPGSTPLPAAPVGPDEDEEELVVEVRQLVTERFSGNPAYQLLKARFLSCFTVPALLATIQPVAKKTGVCQANQEEEEEELKNIRARGRQRRAERSLLLCDASGAPANHFSGIINTDGPDRTGPDHHCPIKNLDVQMS; translated from the exons tctgcaGCAGGTCTGTTGTCTCAGAGAGAGAAGATCAAGAGAGACATCGAGAACCTGGAGAACGTCCTGAGACCACAcagtcctgtctgtgtgtcag Atgatgacagcagcagcagcagcagtgatgag AGTGAACTGGGTCTGTCCCTGTCCGTGGATTCCTGTCTTCAGATGAACCTGGTCTACCAGCAGGTTCTTCAGGAGACCCTGGGCCAGCTGGAGACACTACTGAGTCACAACCACAGACAGCAG AAGGAGCTGGTGTCTCAGATGTCTGGACCAATCAAAGAGCCCCGACAACAGACCGCCCCCTCGTCCTACCAACTGCCAATCAACATGTACCTGGGTCGCTTCCTGAAACCGTACTTCAAGGACAAACTGACAGGACTG GGTCCTCCAGCCAATCAGGAGACGAGGGAGAAGACCAGTCGGATGACAGGATGTCTGGACgacaagaaagtgaaaacaaaacgaT GGGAGAGCTGGCAGAAAACTCTGCTGATCCACGCAGTGTCCAGAGACGGACTGAGGAGACTGATCCAGCCCAAACTGTCCAG ggTGGACTACCTGAGTCTGAAGCTGTCCTCAGCAGAGGAGACGGACAGGCAGCAACTCAGAGAGCAGATAGACCGTTTGGAGAGAGAGATCGACCTGCTCAG agggaagaagggggaggagctgaTCGGTGATCGATATGAAGAACACGATTGGCAGAAAATCTCCAATATTGAT ttcgAGGGGACAAAGGAGGCCGACGACGTCCGGAGCTTCTGGCAGAACTTCCTCCACCCATCAATCAGGAAGTGTCCGTGGAGCCGGGATGAGGTGCAGGTGCTGAGGGACGAGAGCcagagacacaaggacagaCACTGGGAGGGCATCGCCCACAACCTGGGG acgGGGAGGACAGCCTTCATGTGTCTCCAGACGTTCCAGCGGTTCGTGTCGACCTCGTTGCGTCGCAGCACCTGGACTCCTGACGAAGACGATCTGCTCCGGATGCTCGTCGACAAGATGAGGATTGGAAACTTCATCCCCTACACGCAGA tgagTTACTTCATGGAGGGTCGGAACCCGGCGCAGCTGATCTACAGGTGGAACCAGGTTTTGGACCCGAGCCTGAAGAAAGGACCGTGGACCAAAGATGAGGACGAG ctcTTGCTACAAGCTGTCTCACACCACGGGGAGAAGAACTGGTGGAAGATCCGGTTGGAGGTTCCTGGACGAACcgacagcagctgcagagacag GTATCAGGACTGTCTGAAGTCTGGGAGGAAGCGAGGAGCGTTTGATGAACAGGAGCggaacctgctgctgctcctggtgCAGAAACATGGTGTAG GTCGCTGGGCGAAGATCGCCGCTGAGATACCTCATCGTTACGACGCTCAGTGTCTGAGGGAGTGGAGGAAAGTGAGCAGACCGCGGCCTTGTCCGCCTCAG agaggaggagagaagaagaagaggacgaggaggaagatgaaaccggaggaggaggaggaggaggaggagaag cactcTGCTCCCCCCACACTCTGTACCCCAGCTGTTGGTGATGGTGTTGACGAGACACGCTCACATGTGATGGAGATCAGAGGTCGGCGGCACGCCACTGAAGTCAAG gctgAAGCCACGCCTCCTGTaccctcttcctccctgatcACAtttcctccaccctcctcctctcagatcatgtctcctcctctctcctcctccctgatcacgtctcctccaccctcctcctccctgatcacgtctcctccaccctcctcctccctgatcacgtctcctccaccctcctcctcccgtatCACGTCTCCTGTCAACGACCATGACTACGCCATTGGTCCTTACCTCACCCTCAGTCAACCAAGCCCTGCCCCCAAACAGCTGAACCCTGTGCACTGTGAATTGAACTCCTCCAAAGAGtcgcccccaaaaaatcacagcagagggaggaaacgAGTAAGGGGGGAAGAGCAGGACCCCGTGGGCGGGGCTAGTGCAGGTGTGGTCCAGGAAGGCAAAAGGGTTCGGAAGCCGACTCAGAAGGCAAGAGAGCTGCAGGAAGACGCTGATGCCAAG GCTAAAGTTAAGAAGAAGAGGATGTCTTCTCCTGGAAAGTCTCGACCCGAAGGGGGAGCTGTGGCGCTCCCCTGGCTGGGTTTACTTCCTGGTCAGTCGATGTGGGTCATGACCCCTGCTGGGCTGGTCCAGCTGGCAGAAGCTCCGCCCCAAGGCCTGCGGTTGGCGTTGGTCCCATGCCCGTCCGTCCCACCTCCTCTGCCCACTCCCCCTCTTCGATTCACCTCTGTCATACAGAAACCAGTTGCACCTGTGCCCCTCCCTGCCCCGCCCACCTGTCATTATATGCCTGTCCCCCAAACCGTTGTCCTACCACCTGTCccacaccccctccctccctgtccaccccagcccccccccacactgttCCTTCCTCATAAGGTTATGGTCAGAGTGGACCAGTCTGAAGCTCCTCCCCTCAGGAGGGaggctctgacctttgacccctcccTGATGTTCCTTGAGCCCCAGGAAGCTGTGTGTGATTGGCTGAGTGGACGGGGAGGGGTGGTGGTACCCGGAGCAGGAGTGGCTCTTCCCTACCTGCCGCCCTTCGTCAGCAGTCTGACTGCGTTCAGTTCGCTTCTCCGGGTAAAGAAGTCTCTAACCAAATCgtccctgcagctgctgcgtCATCACCCTGGAaccaaaaccagaaccagaaccagacccgACAGTCCACCTCCGTCAGACCTGCCGGACTCCACCTCTGATCTCAGACCAGCAAGCGACCAACCAGGAAGCACACCTCTGCCAG CTGCTCCTGTCGGCcccgacgaggacgaggaggagcttGTGGTGGAGGTGCGTCAGCTGGTGACGGAGCGTTTCTCAGGTAACCCCGCCTACCAGCTGTTGAAGGCCCGCTTCCTGTCCTGCTTCACTGTCCCCGCCCTCCTCGCCACCATCCAGCCAGTAGCAAAGAAGACGGGGGTCTGCCAGGccaatcaggaagaggaggaggaggagctgaagaacatcagagcgagggggagacagaggagagcagag AGATCGTTGCTGCTGTGTGACGCATCAGGAGCTCCGGCCAATCATTTCTCAGGAATTATCAACACCGACGGACCAGACCGGACTGGACCGGACCATCACTGTCCCATTAAAAACCTTGATGTCCAGATGAGTTGA
- the snapc4 gene encoding snRNA-activating protein complex subunit 4 isoform X3, with amino-acid sequence MSVSLSEERDRIQRQVEELEQSLSVTHGDLQLLSSETDDESGSDDTEVRQSAAGLLSQREKIKRDIENLENVLRPHSPVCVSDDDSSSSSSDESELGLSLSVDSCLQMNLVYQQVLQETLGQLETLLSHNHRQQKELVSQMSGPIKEPRQQTAPSSYQLPINMYLGRFLKPYFKDKLTGLGPPANQETREKTSRMTGCLDDKKVKTKRWESWQKTLLIHAVSRDGLRRLIQPKLSRVDYLSLKLSSAEETDRQQLREQIDRLEREIDLLRGKKGEELIGDRYEEHDWQKISNIDFEGTKEADDVRSFWQNFLHPSIRKCPWSRDEVQVLRDESQRHKDRHWEGIAHNLGTGRTAFMCLQTFQRFVSTSLRRSTWTPDEDDLLRMLVDKMRIGNFIPYTQMSYFMEGRNPAQLIYRWNQVLDPSLKKGPWTKDEDELLLQAVSHHGEKNWWKIRLEVPGRTDSSCRDRYQDCLKSGRKRGAFDEQERNLLLLLVQKHGVGRWAKIAAEIPHRYDAQCLREWRKVSRPRPCPPQRGGEKKKRTRRKMKPEEEEEEEEKHSAPPTLCTPAVGDGVDETRSHVMEIRGRRHATEVKAEATPPVPSSSLITFPPPSSSQIMSPPLSSSLITSPPPSSSLITSPPPSSSLITSPPPSSSRITSPVNDHDYAIGPYLTLSQPSPAPKQLNPVHCELNSSKESPPKNHSRGRKRVRGEEQDPVGGASAGVVQEGKRVRKPTQKARELQEDADAKAKVKKKRMSSPGKSRPEGGAVALPWLGLLPGQSMWVMTPAGLVQLAEAPPQGLRLALVPCPSVPPPLPTPPLRFTSVIQKPVAPVPLPAPPTCHYMPVPQTVVLPPVPHPLPPCPPQPPPTLFLPHKVMVRVDQSEAPPLRREALTFDPSLMFLEPQEAVCDWLSGRGGVVVPGAGVALPYLPPFVSSLTAFSSLLRVKKSLTKSSLQLLRHHPGTKTRTRTRPDSPPPSDLPDSTSDLRPASDQPGSTPLPAAPVGPDEDEEELVVEVRQLVTERFSGNPAYQLLKARFLSCFTVPALLATIQPVAKKTGVCQANQEEEEEELKNIRARGRQRRAEEWSSSCPWSRNESWDGLRTEGRI; translated from the exons tctgcaGCAGGTCTGTTGTCTCAGAGAGAGAAGATCAAGAGAGACATCGAGAACCTGGAGAACGTCCTGAGACCACAcagtcctgtctgtgtgtcag Atgatgacagcagcagcagcagcagtgatgag AGTGAACTGGGTCTGTCCCTGTCCGTGGATTCCTGTCTTCAGATGAACCTGGTCTACCAGCAGGTTCTTCAGGAGACCCTGGGCCAGCTGGAGACACTACTGAGTCACAACCACAGACAGCAG AAGGAGCTGGTGTCTCAGATGTCTGGACCAATCAAAGAGCCCCGACAACAGACCGCCCCCTCGTCCTACCAACTGCCAATCAACATGTACCTGGGTCGCTTCCTGAAACCGTACTTCAAGGACAAACTGACAGGACTG GGTCCTCCAGCCAATCAGGAGACGAGGGAGAAGACCAGTCGGATGACAGGATGTCTGGACgacaagaaagtgaaaacaaaacgaT GGGAGAGCTGGCAGAAAACTCTGCTGATCCACGCAGTGTCCAGAGACGGACTGAGGAGACTGATCCAGCCCAAACTGTCCAG ggTGGACTACCTGAGTCTGAAGCTGTCCTCAGCAGAGGAGACGGACAGGCAGCAACTCAGAGAGCAGATAGACCGTTTGGAGAGAGAGATCGACCTGCTCAG agggaagaagggggaggagctgaTCGGTGATCGATATGAAGAACACGATTGGCAGAAAATCTCCAATATTGAT ttcgAGGGGACAAAGGAGGCCGACGACGTCCGGAGCTTCTGGCAGAACTTCCTCCACCCATCAATCAGGAAGTGTCCGTGGAGCCGGGATGAGGTGCAGGTGCTGAGGGACGAGAGCcagagacacaaggacagaCACTGGGAGGGCATCGCCCACAACCTGGGG acgGGGAGGACAGCCTTCATGTGTCTCCAGACGTTCCAGCGGTTCGTGTCGACCTCGTTGCGTCGCAGCACCTGGACTCCTGACGAAGACGATCTGCTCCGGATGCTCGTCGACAAGATGAGGATTGGAAACTTCATCCCCTACACGCAGA tgagTTACTTCATGGAGGGTCGGAACCCGGCGCAGCTGATCTACAGGTGGAACCAGGTTTTGGACCCGAGCCTGAAGAAAGGACCGTGGACCAAAGATGAGGACGAG ctcTTGCTACAAGCTGTCTCACACCACGGGGAGAAGAACTGGTGGAAGATCCGGTTGGAGGTTCCTGGACGAACcgacagcagctgcagagacag GTATCAGGACTGTCTGAAGTCTGGGAGGAAGCGAGGAGCGTTTGATGAACAGGAGCggaacctgctgctgctcctggtgCAGAAACATGGTGTAG GTCGCTGGGCGAAGATCGCCGCTGAGATACCTCATCGTTACGACGCTCAGTGTCTGAGGGAGTGGAGGAAAGTGAGCAGACCGCGGCCTTGTCCGCCTCAG agaggaggagagaagaagaagaggacgaggaggaagatgaaaccggaggaggaggaggaggaggaggagaag cactcTGCTCCCCCCACACTCTGTACCCCAGCTGTTGGTGATGGTGTTGACGAGACACGCTCACATGTGATGGAGATCAGAGGTCGGCGGCACGCCACTGAAGTCAAG gctgAAGCCACGCCTCCTGTaccctcttcctccctgatcACAtttcctccaccctcctcctctcagatcatgtctcctcctctctcctcctccctgatcacgtctcctccaccctcctcctccctgatcacgtctcctccaccctcctcctccctgatcacgtctcctccaccctcctcctcccgtatCACGTCTCCTGTCAACGACCATGACTACGCCATTGGTCCTTACCTCACCCTCAGTCAACCAAGCCCTGCCCCCAAACAGCTGAACCCTGTGCACTGTGAATTGAACTCCTCCAAAGAGtcgcccccaaaaaatcacagcagagggaggaaacgAGTAAGGGGGGAAGAGCAGGACCCCGTGGGCGGGGCTAGTGCAGGTGTGGTCCAGGAAGGCAAAAGGGTTCGGAAGCCGACTCAGAAGGCAAGAGAGCTGCAGGAAGACGCTGATGCCAAG GCTAAAGTTAAGAAGAAGAGGATGTCTTCTCCTGGAAAGTCTCGACCCGAAGGGGGAGCTGTGGCGCTCCCCTGGCTGGGTTTACTTCCTGGTCAGTCGATGTGGGTCATGACCCCTGCTGGGCTGGTCCAGCTGGCAGAAGCTCCGCCCCAAGGCCTGCGGTTGGCGTTGGTCCCATGCCCGTCCGTCCCACCTCCTCTGCCCACTCCCCCTCTTCGATTCACCTCTGTCATACAGAAACCAGTTGCACCTGTGCCCCTCCCTGCCCCGCCCACCTGTCATTATATGCCTGTCCCCCAAACCGTTGTCCTACCACCTGTCccacaccccctccctccctgtccaccccagcccccccccacactgttCCTTCCTCATAAGGTTATGGTCAGAGTGGACCAGTCTGAAGCTCCTCCCCTCAGGAGGGaggctctgacctttgacccctcccTGATGTTCCTTGAGCCCCAGGAAGCTGTGTGTGATTGGCTGAGTGGACGGGGAGGGGTGGTGGTACCCGGAGCAGGAGTGGCTCTTCCCTACCTGCCGCCCTTCGTCAGCAGTCTGACTGCGTTCAGTTCGCTTCTCCGGGTAAAGAAGTCTCTAACCAAATCgtccctgcagctgctgcgtCATCACCCTGGAaccaaaaccagaaccagaaccagacccgACAGTCCACCTCCGTCAGACCTGCCGGACTCCACCTCTGATCTCAGACCAGCAAGCGACCAACCAGGAAGCACACCTCTGCCAG CTGCTCCTGTCGGCcccgacgaggacgaggaggagcttGTGGTGGAGGTGCGTCAGCTGGTGACGGAGCGTTTCTCAGGTAACCCCGCCTACCAGCTGTTGAAGGCCCGCTTCCTGTCCTGCTTCACTGTCCCCGCCCTCCTCGCCACCATCCAGCCAGTAGCAAAGAAGACGGGGGTCTGCCAGGccaatcaggaagaggaggaggaggagctgaagaacatcagagcgagggggagacagaggagagcagag GAATGGAGCAGCAGTTGCCCTTGGTCGCGTAACGAGTCCTGGGACGGGTTGAGGACGGAAGGACGCATTTGA